One genomic segment of uncultured Methanobrevibacter sp. includes these proteins:
- a CDS encoding DUF308 domain-containing protein, with amino-acid sequence MRANKLLGLISIILGLIFIIFPMFSSALVSLIVGLSLLFFGLSAVFMGATMTNPINNIIPLTSIIIGIIAVIFGFLFIFYIDALSFLVGIQFYIVGIIMIVFGITGLVSHSNHVSKFSSILVLIMGIVAIALGAFAQSEPIYLAIIIGVVLIIEGIAWLLTD; translated from the coding sequence ATGAGAGCAAATAAGCTTCTTGGTTTGATATCAATAATTCTAGGATTAATTTTTATAATATTCCCAATGTTTTCCTCTGCATTAGTTTCACTTATAGTAGGTTTAAGCCTGCTTTTCTTTGGACTATCAGCAGTTTTCATGGGCGCAACTATGACAAATCCTATCAATAATATCATTCCCCTCACATCGATAATTATTGGGATTATAGCAGTCATTTTCGGATTCCTGTTCATATTCTATATTGATGCATTGTCCTTTTTAGTTGGTATACAATTCTATATTGTAGGAATTATAATGATTGTATTTGGTATAACCGGATTAGTCTCCCACTCCAATCATGTATCCAAATTCTCTTCAATACTTGTTTTAATAATGGGTATTGTTGCAATTGCACTGGGAGCGTTTGCACAAAGTGAACCTATATACCTTGCAATAATTATAGGTGTTGTACTGATAATAGAAGGTATTGCATGGTTATTAACTGATTAA
- a CDS encoding flavodoxin family protein, which yields MKTVVINAGPKRKDSNAQLMKYAAKGAESVGADVEYVDLYKLDLRGCMSCMICKQEGKSCKCHWRDETSPLIERILDSDCLLIGVPIFFTDPCSHYKALMERLVFCIVDYKVGNAFKGKINVGLFYSIFHSVSYFENKLRPNLKMSEDLFKMFKGKVEINSIRHIVPRDYDRASDEETIKLREEQFELDLKKAFEIGAELSK from the coding sequence TTGAAAACTGTTGTAATTAATGCAGGTCCAAAAAGAAAAGATTCAAATGCACAACTCATGAAATATGCTGCAAAAGGTGCGGAATCTGTTGGTGCAGATGTGGAATATGTTGATTTATATAAGCTGGATTTGCGAGGATGTATGAGTTGTATGATATGTAAACAGGAAGGCAAGTCCTGCAAATGTCACTGGAGAGATGAAACTTCACCATTGATTGAAAGAATTTTAGACAGTGACTGTCTTTTAATTGGTGTTCCTATCTTTTTTACAGATCCATGCAGCCATTACAAGGCTTTAATGGAAAGGTTAGTGTTTTGTATAGTTGATTATAAAGTGGGAAACGCTTTTAAAGGTAAAATCAATGTAGGTCTCTTTTATTCTATCTTCCATTCCGTAAGTTATTTTGAAAATAAACTGCGTCCAAATCTCAAGATGTCAGAAGATTTATTTAAAATGTTTAAGGGGAAAGTTGAAATCAATTCTATTCGCCACATTGTCCCGAGAGATTATGACAGGGCTTCTGATGAAGAGACAATAAAATTAAGGGAAGAACAATTTGAATTGGATTTAAAAAAGGCTTTTGAAATTGGAGCAGAATTAAGCAAATAA
- a CDS encoding flavodoxin family protein, whose product MKTIVINASPRKKWNTAEILQSAQKGAESVGAETEYFNLYDLIFTGCRSCLVCKLKDKTKGKCYWKDDLTPVIEKILDADCLLIGSPIYFGQPTSEFRALIERLIFCIMSYDDGSSYYPGKVNVGIFYTMNAPLEFYEQSMKESLSSTEFLFSFLNGEIISYPVCDTLQVSDYSKYNMGGFSQELKEKQWILQFPKDLEKAFEIGCELSKR is encoded by the coding sequence ATGAAAACAATTGTAATCAATGCGAGCCCTAGAAAAAAATGGAATACTGCTGAAATTTTACAGTCTGCTCAAAAGGGTGCAGAATCCGTAGGGGCTGAAACGGAATATTTCAATTTATATGATTTGATTTTTACAGGTTGCAGAAGTTGTCTTGTCTGCAAATTGAAGGACAAAACAAAAGGCAAATGCTATTGGAAAGACGATTTGACTCCTGTAATTGAAAAGATTCTGGATGCTGACTGCCTTTTGATAGGCTCTCCTATTTACTTTGGTCAGCCTACAAGTGAATTTCGTGCATTGATTGAAAGGTTGATTTTCTGTATAATGAGTTATGATGACGGGTCAAGTTATTATCCTGGCAAGGTCAATGTCGGAATATTTTATACAATGAATGCTCCTTTGGAGTTTTATGAGCAGTCCATGAAGGAAAGTCTGTCAAGCACTGAATTTTTATTTTCATTTTTAAACGGCGAAATCATATCTTATCCGGTATGTGATACTCTGCAGGTAAGTGATTATTCCAAATATAATATGGGCGGTTTTTCACAGGAGCTAAAGGAAAAGCAATGGATACTTCAATTTCCGAAAGACCTTGAAAAGGCATTCGAGATTGGCTGTGAATTAAGCAAAAGGTGA